The Methylopila sp. M107 genome contains the following window.
CGAGCAATCGGGGGCGCCGCCGACGCGAAAATTTACGGGCTCGCCATTGCGAGCCGCGGACTCCGTCGCGCCGCCGCCGGTTTCTCGACGGAGGCCGCATTGGCCGCTAACGTGGCGGCGCCGCGGCCGGCAACCGTGATCCGATCGGCCGGCGCTCTGGAGAGTTCGGTCGTGCGTTTCGCCGTCGTCGACGACCATCCGCTGTTTCGCGAAGCCCTGTCGTCGACCGTCCATGTGGCGTTTCCGGACAGCGTCGTGGACGAGGCCGAGTCTCTCGACGAGGCCTGCGAGCTCATCGCGCGGTCGGGCGCGGTCGACATGATCCTGCTCGACCTCTCCATGCACGGCGTCTCGGGCTTCGACGGGCTGATCCAGATGCGGTCGCGCTTTCCGCAGGTGCCGATCCTTGTGGTGTCCGGGCTCGACGACGCGCAGATCGTCCATGAGGCGATCCGTTGCGGCGCGGCCGGCTTCGTGCCAAAGGCCCTCGGCAAGGCGATGCTCACCGAAGCGATGACCGAGGTGCTGAACGGCGGCGTGTTCCTGCCGAAGGCGTATCGGAGGGCGGGCGGCGGCGACGCGCCGCGCGCCGGAGCGGACGTGCTGGAGCGCATGCGGTCGTTGACGCCCGCCCAGATGCGCGTGCTCGGGCTCGTCAAGCGCGGCAAGCTCAACAAGCAGATCGCCTATGAGCTCAATGTCGGCGAATCGACCATCAAGGCGCATATCTCGGAGATCATGCGCAAGCTCGGCGTCGCGAGCCGGACCCAGGTGGTGATCGAAACCTCGTCGCTCGACTTCGACGTCATCCTCAGCGGCCGCAGGCCGGAATAGAGCGTGATGAACTCAGGTCGGGCCATCACGTCATGCCCGGACTTGATCCGGGCATCCATCACTTGAGCCAAGACGATGGATCGCCGAGTCAAGCCCGGCGATGACGCCTGAGGCAAACGCATCAGGCTCTACGTGTGGGCTCGCATGAGCCTCACCCGGCGTGGCGCGCCCCGCCGATGAGGTGGTTGATCAGCGCCCGAAGCTGCGCCGGCTTGATCGGCTTGTGGATCAGCTCGACGCCGGCGGCGCGGACCCGGTCGGCGACTTCGGCGGAATGGTCCGCCGTGGTCACGATTGCGGGCGTCGCCGGGTCGAACCGGGCCCGCAGCTGACCGAGCGCGTCGAGGCCGGTCTCGCCGCCGTCGAGGTGATAGTCGAGGATCGCGACGTGCGGCCGGGCCGCGCCCGCCGAAAACGCCTCGGCGAGCTCCCCGAGCGAACGGACGCCACTGACGTCCGCCTCCCAAGACGCCAGCAGCCGGCAGAGCGCCTCGCGCGCCGCGGCGTCGTTCTCGACCACGAGCACCTGCGCGCCGGCGAGCGTTGTGCGGCTCGCATGGTCCGGCTGGGCGCGGCTGTCGCGCGGCCGCGCCGGGCCATGGGCGATCGCGACCCGCAGACGGAAGCGGGTGCCGCGCCCGAGCCGCGATGTCACCTGCAGGCCGTGGCCGAGAGCGAGCGTCGTCCGCTTCACGATCGACAGGCCGAGACCCAAGCCCACCGACTCCGCGCCCTGCGCGCCCTCGCACCGGTAGAACTCGTCGTAGATGCGGCCAAGATCGGCGCTCGCGATGCCCGGACCGGTGTCGATCACGTCGATCACGCATTGGCCGGCCTTCGGCCGGGCGCGCACCAGCACGCCGCCGCGCCGCGTGTAGCGCACCGCGTTCGAGACCAGATTCTGCAGGATGCGCTTCAGCAGCACCGGGTCGCTTTCGACCGACATGTCTTTCAGCCTGATGGCGAAGCGGAGGCCCTTGCGCGCCGCCATGGGCTCGAACCCCTCGACGATCTCCTCGATCAGCTCGTTCAGGTCGACGGCGTGGACGTTCGGGCGCACCGCGCCGGCGTCGAGCTTGGAGATGTCGATCAGCGCCTTGATCAGCTCCTCAATGGTCTTCAGCCCGCGCTCGACCTGGCCGGCGATCGCGAGCGCGTTCGGCCCGAGGTTCATGTCGGCGAGCGTCGAGATCGACAGCTGCGTCGCGTTCAGCGGCTGCAGCAGGTCGTGGCTCGCGGCGGCCAGGAACCGGGTCTTTGACCGGTTGGCGAGCTCCGCCTCCTCCTTGGCCGCGACCAGCGCGCGATTGGTCTCCTCGAGGCTGCGCATCAGCTCGGTCAGCTCCTCGGTGCGCGCGCGCACCTGGGCGTCGAGGGTGATGGCGGTCTGGAACAGCGAATAGGCGGTGCCCTGGCGGTCGGTCGCGCGCTCGACGTGGTCCATCAGCGCGCGGTTGACACACTCCAGCTTCTCGATCCGGCGCTTCAGCTGATCGGATCCGTCCCAGGCCTCCATCAGGCTCATGCCGTCCCCGCGAAGCCGATCGCCACGCCCGTGAAGGTCTGGTTCAGATGCATCGAGCGGTACTGCTCGCCATAGGTCTCGAAGCCGACGACGCCATACTGCTTGTAGAGATCCGAGATCGCCCGCCGCTTCTGCCGGATCTCCGCGTCGAGCCTGCGCAGGACACAATCGAAGCCGATCACGAGGTCGACGCCGCCGAGCTCCGCCTCGAGCCGGGCGAGCTCCGCGCGCGTCACCTCGAAGACGTCCTTCGGCCGGGCGAGGGTGAGAACGAGCCCCCGGTCGATCGCGCAGAAGAACGAGAGAGACCCGTCCGAATTCAGCCGGCGGATCGAGCGGCAGAAATATTCGCCGCCGACCCGCACCACCAGCGGATGCGACGCGAAGCTCATCGGCGACAGGTTCGCCGGGTCGAGCCCGACCGCCATGGCGTATTCGATCGCGGCCGGCTCCGCGTTCAGCTCGCGCACGGTGCGGCCGTCGCAGTCGGTGTCGGTGACCACGAAACGCACGTCGGTCGGCTCGAAATTGTCGGTCTTGAATATCCTGACCGGAAAATCGGTCTCGAAGATCAGCAGGATCGCGGCGCGCGTGTGCACCTTTCCGTCGTGGATCAGCGACGTCTTGTCGAACGACAGGTCGTCGCCGGCCGAGCCTCCCACGAGCGGGATCCCGGCGAGCGCCTGATCGATCGCCGACACCACGCGCTCTTCGGCGTTCGTCAGCCCGTCGATCAGCGACAGCGCGAAGCGGCGCTCCCCGGCGCCGGCGCCCGAGCCGAGCCGCCTGCGGAGGTCCCGAACGATCTTCGCGGTCTTCTCGACGTCGAGGTCCGCGACGTCGGGCAGAAGCGCCGAGACCACCCGGAACCCTTCGCGCGGGAAAGCGATCACCACGAGGCCGCGGTCGAGCCCGCTCATCGGGCTGATCTCGCCGGCGCTCGAGCAGGCCGCCACCGCAACGCCCGGAAAATGCGTCGAGAAGGCCGCGTTCAGCTCTTCGCTTCGGTAGACGGGCGAGAAGAAGGCGACGATCTGCCCGACGTCTTCGCCGCCGATGTCGGCGGCGATGGCGGCGACGGCGGAATCCGCGTCGGCCAGTTCGACCCACGCGGTCCGAACGCCGCAACGGTGAGCGACAGACCGCGCTCCCATACTCAAGGTTTCCTCGAACTTTTTTTATGACGTGTTGAGCGGACGCTAGTGCAAAGAACCCCGACCCGCAATTGATCCATCTGCTTGCGATGACAGGCCGGCTGGCAGTTGGCGGGCCGCCGAAGGGACGCGGCGGCGGTCACGCGCCGGCCAGAACTTCGTGAACGATAGACAATAGGATGGTCTTATTATATTGACGCCAAGACTGGACAAATTGAGCATGTCCAGTTTTCCGTCGCGGCTGTAATCAACTCTTATGGCCGTCTCGATCGTTTATCTTCACAGCCGAGCCTACGAATACCTCGCCGCAGCGCTGGCGGCGGCGGGCGTTCCGACAGTGGAGGCGACCGACGTCGCCGAGGCGGGGGCGTCCGAAGCCGCCCTCATCCTCATGGCGGCGACGCCTGACGAGCTGGGCTTCGTCGCGGAGCTGCGCGCCCGGCATCCGGCGACCCCGCAACTGGCGGTCATCGACCACGACGATGTGGACCTCCGGCTCGCGGCCTATGAGGCCGGCGCCGATGACTGCGTCTCGCGGCCGTTTCACCTGCGCGAACTGGTGGCGAAGCTCAACGCCCTCCGTCGAAGGCGCATGCGCGACTCCGTCGTCCAACTGCTGCCGGGCGCGGACGCCGCCGTCGACCTGATCGCGTCGGAGCTCAAGGTCGCGGACCGGTCCCGAAATCTCACGCGGCGCGAGGCAGATCTCGTCGCGCTGCTCGCGCGGGCGGGCGGCGGCGCCGTGCGGCGGGAGGACGTGCTTCGGGACGCCTGGGGCGCCGCTCCGGGGCTGACCGGCAATCTGGTCGACGTCTATGTCGGTCAGGTCAGGCGCAAGCTCTCGCAGCTCGGCGCGGACGTGACGATCAAGTCGGTCCGCGGAGAGGGATTTCGCGTGAGCGGCCTGCCGGCGCCGTTCAGGCGGCAATCCAGCCCGCCCGCCAAGCCCGAGCCTGCTCTCTTCATAGAGTAATATTATTTTCTAGTCTATATTATATTTAGAACGTGGCGCCTAAGGACAAGTCATTCCTGAAATTATCCTCAGGAACGCGGCCTACTTTGCTTCTAAGCTTCGCTCCAAGCGGTTGGCGCAAAGGATCAGGCCGCGGGGAGGGACGAATGACTTACTTCGGAAGAATGGGGACCCGTGGCCTGATGACCGGCGTCTCGGCGCTGTTGCTCGCGAGCGTCGCTCCGGCCGTCGCCGAACTGCCCGAGCAGCGGCCGGTGACCTGGGAAGACATCCTCAACGACCAGAACACCAATGACGACGTGCTGATGTACGGGCTCGGCGTCAAGGCGCAGCGCTATTCGACGCTCGACCAGATCAACGCCGAGAATGTCAGCCTGCTGAAGCCCAAGTGGTCGTTCTCGTTTGGCGACGAGAAGCAGCGCGGCCAGGAAGGCCAGGCGCTGGTGCGCGACGGCGTGATCTACATCACCGCCTCCTACAGCCGCATCTTCGCGCTCGACGCCAAGACCGGCAAGAAGATCTGGTCCTACGCCCATCGCCTGCCGGACGACATCCGCCCGTGCTGCGACGTGGTGAGTCGCGGCGCCGCGATCTATGGCGACCTCATCTATTTCGGCACGCTCGACGCCTCGATGGTCGCGCTCAACCGCAAGACCGGCAAGGTCGTGTGGACCAAGAAGTTCGACGACCACCAGGCCGGCTACGCCTTCACCGGCGCGCCCGTCATCATCAAGGACGCCAAGACTGGCAAGGTCCTGCTCGTCCATGGCAATTCCGGCGACGAGTTCGGCGCGCTCGGCGCGCTCTACGCCCGCGACCCGGAGACCGGCGACGAGATCTGGAGGCGTCCGTTCGTCGAGGGCCATGTGGGCCGGCTGAACGGCAAGGACTCGACCCCGACGGGCGACGCCAAGGCCCCGTCCTGGCCGGACGACAAGTCGACCAAGACCGGCAAGGTCGAGGCCTGGAACCATGGCGGCGGCGCGCCGTGGCAGAGCCCGATCTATGACGAGAAGACCAACACGATCGTGGTCGGCACCGGCAATCCTGCGCCGTGGAACCACCACTACCGCTCGGGCCCCGGCGGCGACTGGAAGCCCTATGATAGCCTCTACACCTCGGGCCAGGCCTATATCGAACCTTCGACCGGCGAGCCGGTCGGCTTCTACCAGCACACGCCGAACGACGCCTGGGACTATTCGGGCAACAACGAGATCATCCTGTTCGACCTCGAGAAGGACGGAAAGAAGATCCGCGCCGGCGCCCATGCCGACCGCAACGGCTTCTTCTTCCTGACCGACACCGACAAGCTCGCGGCGCGCGACGGCAAGATCTCCAAGCAGGCGGAAGGCTTCATCGCGGCCTATCCGTTCGTCCGCGACATCAGCTGGGCCAAGGGCTTCGACGAGAAGACCGGCCGCCCGATCGAGGTCGAGGGCCAGCGGCCGCCGGCGCCCGAAAAGGGCGAGGCCAAGGGCAAGTCGATCAAGGTCACGCCGAATTTCCTCGGCGGCAAGAACTGGAACCCGATGTCCTACAGCGCCGACACCGGCCTGTTCTACATCCCGTCGAACGACTGGCAGGAAGACTACTGGACCGAGAACGTCACCTACAAGAAGGGCGCGGCCTATCTCGGCCAAGGCTTCCGCATCCAGCGCAAGTTCGACACCCATGTGGGCGCG
Protein-coding sequences here:
- a CDS encoding hybrid sensor histidine kinase/response regulator produces the protein MSLMEAWDGSDQLKRRIEKLECVNRALMDHVERATDRQGTAYSLFQTAITLDAQVRARTEELTELMRSLEETNRALVAAKEEAELANRSKTRFLAAASHDLLQPLNATQLSISTLADMNLGPNALAIAGQVERGLKTIEELIKALIDISKLDAGAVRPNVHAVDLNELIEEIVEGFEPMAARKGLRFAIRLKDMSVESDPVLLKRILQNLVSNAVRYTRRGGVLVRARPKAGQCVIDVIDTGPGIASADLGRIYDEFYRCEGAQGAESVGLGLGLSIVKRTTLALGHGLQVTSRLGRGTRFRLRVAIAHGPARPRDSRAQPDHASRTTLAGAQVLVVENDAAAREALCRLLASWEADVSGVRSLGELAEAFSAGAARPHVAILDYHLDGGETGLDALGQLRARFDPATPAIVTTADHSAEVADRVRAAGVELIHKPIKPAQLRALINHLIGGARHAG
- a CDS encoding response regulator transcription factor, whose protein sequence is MAVSIVYLHSRAYEYLAAALAAAGVPTVEATDVAEAGASEAALILMAATPDELGFVAELRARHPATPQLAVIDHDDVDLRLAAYEAGADDCVSRPFHLRELVAKLNALRRRRMRDSVVQLLPGADAAVDLIASELKVADRSRNLTRREADLVALLARAGGGAVRREDVLRDAWGAAPGLTGNLVDVYVGQVRRKLSQLGADVTIKSVRGEGFRVSGLPAPFRRQSSPPAKPEPALFIE
- a CDS encoding response regulator transcription factor, producing the protein MRFAVVDDHPLFREALSSTVHVAFPDSVVDEAESLDEACELIARSGAVDMILLDLSMHGVSGFDGLIQMRSRFPQVPILVVSGLDDAQIVHEAIRCGAAGFVPKALGKAMLTEAMTEVLNGGVFLPKAYRRAGGGDAPRAGADVLERMRSLTPAQMRVLGLVKRGKLNKQIAYELNVGESTIKAHISEIMRKLGVASRTQVVIETSSLDFDVILSGRRPE
- a CDS encoding methanol/ethanol family PQQ-dependent dehydrogenase, which codes for MTYFGRMGTRGLMTGVSALLLASVAPAVAELPEQRPVTWEDILNDQNTNDDVLMYGLGVKAQRYSTLDQINAENVSLLKPKWSFSFGDEKQRGQEGQALVRDGVIYITASYSRIFALDAKTGKKIWSYAHRLPDDIRPCCDVVSRGAAIYGDLIYFGTLDASMVALNRKTGKVVWTKKFDDHQAGYAFTGAPVIIKDAKTGKVLLVHGNSGDEFGALGALYARDPETGDEIWRRPFVEGHVGRLNGKDSTPTGDAKAPSWPDDKSTKTGKVEAWNHGGGAPWQSPIYDEKTNTIVVGTGNPAPWNHHYRSGPGGDWKPYDSLYTSGQAYIEPSTGEPVGFYQHTPNDAWDYSGNNEIILFDLEKDGKKIRAGAHADRNGFFFLTDTDKLAARDGKISKQAEGFIAAYPFVRDISWAKGFDEKTGRPIEVEGQRPPAPEKGEAKGKSIKVTPNFLGGKNWNPMSYSADTGLFYIPSNDWQEDYWTENVTYKKGAAYLGQGFRIQRKFDTHVGALRALDPKTGKIVWEHLEPMPLWSGTMTTKGGLVFFGTSDGYFKAADAKTGKELWKFQTGSGVVSVPVTFEMDGKQYIAIASGYGGAVPLWGGDMADQTKLVSQGGSFWVFEVPERTAQN
- a CDS encoding FIST N-terminal domain-containing protein, coding for MGARSVAHRCGVRTAWVELADADSAVAAIAADIGGEDVGQIVAFFSPVYRSEELNAAFSTHFPGVAVAACSSAGEISPMSGLDRGLVVIAFPREGFRVVSALLPDVADLDVEKTAKIVRDLRRRLGSGAGAGERRFALSLIDGLTNAEERVVSAIDQALAGIPLVGGSAGDDLSFDKTSLIHDGKVHTRAAILLIFETDFPVRIFKTDNFEPTDVRFVVTDTDCDGRTVRELNAEPAAIEYAMAVGLDPANLSPMSFASHPLVVRVGGEYFCRSIRRLNSDGSLSFFCAIDRGLVLTLARPKDVFEVTRAELARLEAELGGVDLVIGFDCVLRRLDAEIRQKRRAISDLYKQYGVVGFETYGEQYRSMHLNQTFTGVAIGFAGTA